The Thiothrix subterranea genome has a segment encoding these proteins:
- the corA gene encoding magnesium/cobalt transporter CorA: protein METFGKRYHPPGTPPGTLTRHSTSDTTHIRLFEYDAENFSETPSPTAQQCQHAQQNTLVDWLDVTGVNDPIAIRELGETFGLHPLALEDILNSGQRPKIDFHEQHAFLILNLPHLIEDDIVLEQVSLFVGNGHLLSFCSGDGAAFEPIRQRLRQGFGRIRTRGVDYLLYALVDVVIDSAFPLLEDIGEQIEELEDRVLENPDKAILHTLHQLKRDLLLLRRALWPQREVISRLIQHDAELVNTTMRPYFSDCYDHAVQIIDLIETYREMLSGMLDIYLSSLSNRMNDIMRVLTVVGTIFIPLTFIVGVYGMNFRVMPELEWEYGYFVIWGIMLALAIGMLAAFKWRKWL, encoded by the coding sequence ATGGAAACCTTCGGCAAACGCTATCACCCGCCCGGCACACCGCCCGGTACGCTGACCCGGCACAGCACCAGCGACACTACCCACATCCGCCTGTTTGAATACGACGCTGAAAACTTCAGCGAAACCCCTTCCCCCACAGCACAACAATGCCAACACGCGCAACAAAACACCCTAGTCGATTGGCTGGATGTCACTGGCGTGAATGACCCGATTGCTATCCGTGAACTGGGGGAAACTTTCGGGCTACACCCCTTGGCACTGGAAGATATTCTCAATAGCGGACAACGCCCAAAAATCGACTTTCACGAACAACACGCTTTTTTGATCCTCAACCTGCCCCACCTGATTGAGGATGACATTGTATTGGAACAAGTCAGCCTATTCGTCGGCAATGGGCATTTACTGAGTTTTTGCAGCGGCGACGGGGCAGCCTTTGAGCCGATACGTCAACGCTTACGGCAAGGTTTTGGGCGCATTCGTACCCGTGGCGTGGATTACTTGCTGTACGCACTGGTGGATGTGGTAATCGACTCCGCGTTCCCACTGCTAGAAGACATCGGGGAGCAAATTGAGGAACTCGAAGATCGGGTATTGGAAAACCCGGATAAAGCCATACTCCACACCCTGCACCAACTCAAGCGTGACCTCTTGCTATTACGCCGTGCCTTATGGCCGCAACGCGAAGTCATTAGCCGCTTGATTCAACACGACGCAGAATTAGTGAATACCACGATGCGCCCGTATTTCAGCGACTGTTACGACCACGCGGTACAAATCATCGACTTAATCGAAACTTACCGCGAAATGCTCAGCGGCATGTTGGATATTTACCTGTCCAGCCTGAGTAATCGGATGAATGACATTATGCGCGTGCTCACTGTGGTCGGGACGATTTTCATTCCCTTGACTTTCATCGTTGGCGTTTACGGCATGAACTTCCGGGTGATGCCAGAGTTAGAGTGGGAGTATGGCTATTTCGTCATCTGGGGAATTATGCTGGCGCTTGCTATCGGAATGCTGGCGGCATTCAAATGGCGCAAATGGTTGTGA
- a CDS encoding lysozyme inhibitor LprI family protein: protein MRYVLAVAVAVMVALPVQAKTAQDTIDLTTESCLTTNDSTAGMLECFSRAEKEWDTELNRVYKALQSELKPAAQDALKQAQRAWMAQRDKEFELINAIHQQMDGTMWIAVMAGKRADVVKTRALALQDYLDLLTEGAQ from the coding sequence ATGCGATACGTGTTAGCGGTGGCAGTTGCGGTAATGGTTGCCTTGCCGGTGCAAGCGAAAACGGCTCAAGATACGATTGACCTGACCACGGAAAGTTGTCTGACGACCAACGATTCCACCGCCGGGATGTTGGAATGTTTCAGCCGTGCTGAAAAAGAGTGGGATACGGAACTCAATCGCGTCTACAAAGCCTTGCAAAGTGAACTCAAGCCAGCGGCGCAGGATGCCCTCAAGCAGGCACAACGCGCATGGATGGCGCAGCGTGATAAGGAATTCGAGCTAATCAATGCGATCCACCAGCAAATGGATGGCACGATGTGGATTGCGGTGATGGCAGGCAAACGCGCCGATGTGGTCAAAACACGGGCGTTGGCCTTGCAAGATTATCTGGATTTGCTGACCGAAGGGGCGCAATAA
- a CDS encoding SPOR domain-containing protein: MYQLLIVLLLLNASVFTWNAVLSPDAQEVRPALIEPTIPALELRQDVDDVVYSSATAGTQSSCYSIGPYNSEKAAKLVADKVRAFGLDAAIRKKSRMQTLNFFVYIPPSPDYAQAEQTAQDIAKNDVRDVQIITQGPYQNAISLGSFTNLNKAKRHAEYIRYLGYDAQYTEQQASLDVFWVDYDEPFGSNAPVQAWSVAVDLTSEVQRIPRACR; this comes from the coding sequence ATGTACCAGTTGTTGATTGTGCTGTTATTGCTGAATGCATCCGTGTTCACTTGGAATGCGGTGCTATCGCCGGATGCGCAGGAGGTTCGCCCGGCTTTGATTGAGCCAACCATCCCCGCACTGGAATTGCGTCAAGATGTGGATGACGTGGTGTACAGCAGCGCCACTGCCGGTACGCAAAGCAGTTGTTACAGCATCGGCCCGTATAACAGCGAGAAAGCGGCGAAGTTGGTGGCGGATAAAGTGCGTGCTTTTGGGCTGGATGCGGCGATACGCAAAAAGAGTCGGATGCAGACCCTGAACTTTTTCGTGTATATTCCGCCCTCACCTGATTACGCGCAAGCGGAACAAACCGCGCAAGATATTGCCAAAAATGATGTGCGCGATGTGCAAATTATCACGCAAGGGCCGTATCAAAATGCCATTTCCCTCGGCTCTTTCACTAATTTAAATAAAGCGAAACGCCACGCCGAATACATCCGTTATTTGGGGTATGACGCGCAATACACCGAACAACAAGCCTCTCTCGATGTTTTTTGGGTGGATTATGACGAGCCATTCGGTAGCAATGCCCCGGTGCAGGCGTGGAGTGTTGCCGTCGATTTAACCTCTGAAGTGCAACGCATTCCTCGTGCTTGCCGCTAA
- a CDS encoding type III pantothenate kinase yields MVLLVDAGNSRLKWSELDASGNISAQQALAYGERPALAAFLDLLDAYPAVGHITLVHVLTHLFADSVQEACAQRGIHLHSVRSVARAYGIRNGYQQAAALGADRFVGLVAAQHLAAGKASIVIDCGTAITVDALECDGRHLGGLILPGLQLSADALIARAQGRLSLSFEQPTIVADSTGRAIGSGCLFGVIGAIEGICTRMQQTLSTPVVRILTGGDAEYLRSWLHGDYLLHPDLLMQGLAYITEQEACTSC; encoded by the coding sequence ATGGTTTTGCTGGTAGATGCAGGTAATTCACGCCTGAAATGGTCGGAGCTGGATGCGAGTGGAAACATTTCTGCACAGCAAGCGCTGGCTTATGGCGAACGTCCTGCGTTGGCAGCGTTTTTGGATTTGTTGGATGCCTATCCCGCCGTGGGGCATATTACCTTGGTGCATGTATTGACACATTTGTTTGCGGACAGTGTGCAAGAAGCGTGTGCGCAGCGCGGTATTCATCTGCACAGTGTGCGTTCCGTGGCGCGAGCGTATGGCATTCGCAATGGCTATCAGCAAGCGGCGGCATTGGGTGCAGACCGTTTTGTCGGTTTGGTGGCAGCACAGCACTTGGCGGCAGGTAAAGCCAGTATTGTGATTGATTGCGGTACGGCGATCACGGTGGATGCGCTGGAATGTGACGGGCGGCATTTGGGTGGTTTGATTTTGCCCGGTTTGCAATTGTCAGCAGACGCGCTGATTGCACGGGCGCAAGGCAGGTTATCGTTGTCGTTTGAACAACCGACGATTGTGGCGGACAGTACCGGCAGGGCGATTGGCAGCGGTTGTTTGTTCGGGGTGATCGGGGCGATTGAAGGCATTTGTACGCGGATGCAGCAAACCTTGTCTACTCCTGTGGTGCGAATTTTGACGGGTGGTGATGCGGAATATTTACGCTCATGGCTGCACGGGGATTATCTATTGCATCCCGATTTGCTGATGCAGGGCTTGGCTTATATTACGGAGCAGGAAGCATGTACCAGTTGTTGA
- a CDS encoding biotin--[acetyl-CoA-carboxylase] ligase produces MSRTEALEPLEPLRASEIRRQLSTGVLWSLDEIYVFPELESTNAWALQQGVCGDVCVADQQTAGRGRRGREWQSPAGMNVYLSVRWCFKPVPEHLPLLSLVTGLAVADALEDCAIHGHGLKWPNDVYYDGKKLGGILLEAVGSLEDVVIGIGLNVNMLPASGTAIDQPWTSLQQIRGEPVERHALIVAILQRLIPRLKAFPRLDMTQFQHDWQHRDLLQGREVLAHSGTETLRGLASGVDNRGQLRITLHDGLIKNLSSADVSVRLGM; encoded by the coding sequence ATGTCACGCACTGAAGCGTTGGAGCCATTGGAACCGTTACGTGCCAGTGAAATTCGCCGTCAACTCAGCACCGGGGTGCTGTGGTCATTGGATGAGATTTACGTATTCCCTGAATTGGAATCCACCAACGCTTGGGCATTGCAGCAGGGTGTTTGTGGGGATGTGTGCGTGGCTGATCAGCAAACTGCCGGGCGTGGTCGCCGTGGGCGCGAATGGCAATCCCCCGCTGGGATGAATGTGTATTTGTCGGTGCGCTGGTGTTTCAAACCCGTGCCGGAACATTTGCCGCTGTTGAGTTTAGTCACCGGCTTGGCTGTCGCCGATGCGCTCGAAGATTGTGCAATTCACGGACACGGCCTGAAATGGCCTAACGATGTGTACTATGATGGCAAAAAGTTGGGTGGTATTTTGCTGGAAGCGGTCGGTTCGCTGGAAGATGTGGTGATCGGCATTGGTTTGAATGTGAATATGTTGCCAGCATCCGGTACGGCTATCGACCAGCCTTGGACGAGTTTGCAGCAGATTCGTGGTGAGCCGGTGGAGCGCCATGCCTTGATTGTGGCAATCTTACAGCGCTTGATTCCGCGCTTGAAAGCTTTCCCCCGCTTGGATATGACGCAATTTCAGCACGATTGGCAGCACCGCGATTTATTGCAAGGGCGCGAGGTGTTGGCGCACAGCGGCACTGAAACCCTGCGAGGGCTTGCATCCGGTGTCGATAATCGCGGACAATTGCGTATCACTTTACATGATGGATTAATAAAAAATCTATCGTCGGCGGATGTTTCGGTGCGATTGGGAATGTAG
- the aroC gene encoding chorismate synthase: MSGNTFGKLFSVTSFGESHGPAIGCIVDGCPPGLALTASDIQIDLDRRKPGQSRHTTQRREADEVQILSGVFEGKTTGTTIALLIHNTDQRSKDYGDIMDRFRPGHADYTYYKKYGFRDYRGGGRSSARETAMRVAAGSIAKKWLLERYGVVIRGYLSQLGPIVAETLDWDEIANNPFFCPDASKVQPMEDYMDALRKEGNSVGAKITTVASNVPPGWGEPIFDRLDADIAHAMMSINAAKGVEIGAGFDCVAQKGTEHRDEITMQGFLSNHSGGVLGGISSGQEIIVHTAFKPTSSMRLPGRSVNLDGEAVEVITKGRHDPCVGIRATPICEAMLAITLMDHALRHRGQNADVTTDLPDIPASP, from the coding sequence ATGTCAGGAAATACTTTTGGAAAACTGTTTTCCGTGACCTCATTCGGTGAGAGTCACGGCCCCGCAATCGGTTGCATCGTGGATGGCTGCCCGCCCGGACTCGCCCTCACTGCAAGCGATATTCAAATCGACCTTGATCGGCGTAAGCCAGGGCAAAGTCGCCACACCACCCAGCGGCGCGAAGCTGACGAGGTGCAAATCCTATCGGGCGTGTTCGAGGGTAAAACCACGGGTACAACGATTGCGCTGCTCATCCACAACACGGATCAGCGTTCTAAGGATTACGGCGATATTATGGATCGTTTCCGTCCCGGTCACGCCGATTACACGTATTACAAAAAATACGGCTTCCGCGATTACCGTGGGGGCGGGCGTTCGTCTGCCCGCGAAACTGCGATGCGCGTTGCTGCCGGGTCGATTGCCAAGAAGTGGTTGTTGGAACGTTACGGCGTGGTGATTCGCGGCTATTTGTCGCAGCTCGGCCCCATCGTTGCAGAAACCTTGGATTGGGACGAAATCGCCAATAACCCCTTCTTCTGCCCCGATGCCAGCAAAGTGCAGCCGATGGAAGATTACATGGATGCTTTGCGCAAAGAAGGCAATTCCGTCGGTGCGAAAATCACCACGGTCGCCTCCAACGTGCCACCCGGTTGGGGCGAACCGATTTTCGACCGGCTGGATGCGGATATTGCGCACGCGATGATGTCGATCAATGCGGCAAAAGGTGTGGAAATCGGTGCGGGTTTCGACTGCGTGGCGCAAAAAGGCACAGAGCACCGCGATGAAATTACCATGCAAGGCTTTCTCAGCAATCATTCTGGGGGCGTATTGGGTGGTATTTCGTCGGGGCAGGAAATCATTGTGCATACCGCGTTCAAACCGACTTCCAGTATGCGTTTGCCGGGGCGTAGTGTGAATTTGGATGGCGAAGCGGTGGAAGTGATTACCAAAGGTCGCCATGATCCGTGCGTGGGGATTCGTGCTACCCCGATTTGCGAGGCAATGCTGGCTATTACGCTGATGGATCATGCGTTGCGGCATCGCGGGCAGAATGCGGATGTGACGACGGATTTGCCGGATATTCCCGCTTCACCTTGA
- a CDS encoding metal-dependent hydrolase has protein sequence MADNSTHHLAAVATGIGVAAVSSIVAPQLGWEVIGIVTLSGYVGGLLPDIDDTQSTGFKVVQQLSRLAAIIVPSIQFVYRPTDLLLAIPVALFMVSRFWDVLSQIMKRGGHTHSAIAAVCLSLGVAWVAYLTVGAAAALPAFLASSTSYLLHLLLDDLDNTRFVETQTGMRPALTPIGRGRAVEFYSILAIGFVSFFALWGF, from the coding sequence ATGGCTGATAACAGCACACACCATTTAGCAGCAGTGGCAACCGGCATCGGTGTCGCAGCGGTATCGTCCATCGTCGCACCACAACTGGGCTGGGAAGTTATCGGCATCGTCACCTTGAGCGGTTACGTCGGCGGTTTACTGCCGGATATTGATGATACGCAATCCACCGGTTTCAAGGTGGTACAACAACTGAGCCGCTTAGCCGCCATCATCGTACCCAGCATTCAATTTGTTTACCGCCCGACGGATTTATTGCTGGCAATCCCGGTTGCGTTATTCATGGTGTCACGCTTTTGGGACGTGTTAAGCCAAATTATGAAACGCGGCGGGCATACACATTCTGCGATTGCGGCGGTGTGTCTCTCGCTGGGCGTGGCGTGGGTTGCTTATTTGACCGTGGGGGCAGCAGCGGCACTTCCGGCATTTTTAGCGTCTAGCACCAGTTATTTGCTGCATTTGTTGCTGGATGATCTCGACAATACCCGCTTTGTGGAAACACAAACAGGAATGCGCCCAGCCTTGACCCCTATCGGACGCGGGCGTGCCGTTGAATTTTACAGCATTCTGGCGATTGGATTTGTCAGCTTTTTTGCGCTGTGGGGTTTCTAA